ATCATCTGGCCGGGCGTGGCGTAGACCAGGCAAATGTCCGGCGGGTTGAGCCGGCCGCTAGACAGCGGGCTCACGGCCAGCGCCTGGAATTTTCCGAACGCGACGACATCGAGCGCTTCCTGGCGCTTGCGCGCGTCCTCGGCCGTGCCATGCCAGACGCCGACGTAAGCTTGCCCCTCCAGCCACTGCTCGTCCTGCGGCGCCAGCCCGATCACGGCGCGGCACTGCGCGCCGACGAGGTCGTCGCCGGTGATGCCGACGGTCCAGCCCAGCCGCGAGGCCATGCTGACAATCTGGTCGGTGGTGTGCACGGCTGATGGACGCCGGATCTTCGGAATCGCCGCCATCTCTTCGACGGTTGCGAACATCTTCATGCCGATCACGGTGGTCTTGAGCCTGAGCAGGCTGTTCAGATCGGCCACCATGCCGGCCAAATCGAACTGTTCCGGCGGCGTCTGCTGTTGCATCGCATAAACTCCCAAATCGGCGGGCCGGGCTTGCGCGCCTGCTGCGGCGATCCTAGCCCGATTGTTTCGATGTTGCGACAGGGCCGCCCGGCCCCGGCAACAACGCATCGATCTTGCCGGTGAGCCAGTAGGCGGCGAGCCCCAGCCATTCGCGGACACCGACGTTGACACGGTCGAGCCCGTCCAGCGACAGCGCCGAGAACCGCACCACATCCCCGCGGCCGCCGACCCGCCAATCGACCGGATAAGCCTCCACGGCAAATCCGGCCTTTCGAAACAGCCCGATGGAGCGCGGCATATGGAAGGCGGATGTGACCAGCAACCACCGCTCGCCGTCTTTCGGCGCGGCAATCGCCCTGGAGAATTCGGCGTTCTCTTGGGTGTTGCGCGAGCGCCGCTCCATGATCAGGCGTTCTCTGGAGATGCCGAGGCTTTCGAACAGCGAAGCGGCGTAATCGGCTTCCCTGGCATCGTTCGAGATCAGATGCCCGCTGCCGCCGGTAAACAGGATGCGGCTGTTGGGATAGCGATGGGCCAGCGCCGCCGACGCGATGATGCGGTCCGCGGCGCCACCGACGACGACGACGCCATGCGCGGTCGAAACATCCGCGTAGATCGACCCGCCGAGCACGACGATGCCGTCGGGCGCGCCGCGCGAGGCATCCCATGCCGGAAATCGCTGCTCCAGCGGATAAAGCAGCATATACCCCAGCGGCGAAAATCCGCAGATCGCCAGCAATGCGACCGAAACAATCAGGAGCCTGCGTCCGGCGGAGGCAAATCGCGTGGCCAGCAGGGCCATGCCTGCCAGACCGATGCCGATCAGGAAATTGGTCGGCAGCAGCATGATGCCGACGGTCTTGGAGAGCAGAAAAAACAATGCGAATTCTCTATCCGATGGATGCCAGGCCGAACCTCGTACTCAGTGTCATACGCGGGCTTGACCCGCGTATCCATCTAACTTCGTAATACGCATTCTTCAAACGAAGATGGATTGCCGGGAACGCAGGCAAGTTTACGTAGTCTGCGCAAGCAGACTACTATGCCCGGCAATGACAAATAGTCCGGAACGAGGCCCCCGTCATGACGCATCATCATCTGCATTCCAGTCCCGAGACCTGCCACTGGGGCTTCTTCGAAGCAAAACTGAAGCCCGTGCTCACCATCGCCAGCGGCGATGAAGTGACCATCGACACCATCAGCGGCGGCCCGGACGTGGTGCCCGACCGCAGCAAATTTCACGTTCCGCCCGAACTCGACGCCGTGCATGCCAACAACGAGCGGATGGTGCCCGGTCATATCCTGACCGGACCGGTCGCGGTCGCGGGCGCCGAACCCGGCGACGTGCTGGAGGTCGATATTCTCGATGTGCAGCTGCGGCAGGACTGGGGCTACAATTTGATCCGGCCGCTGGCCGGCACCCTGCCCGACGACTTCCATGAAACCCGGCTGCTCAACATCCCGCTCGACCGCAAGCGCATGGTCGGGCGGCTGCCCTGGGGCCTCGACCTGCCGCTAAGACCGTTCTTCGGGGTAATGGGCGTGGCGCCGCCGCCGGCCTGGGGCCGCATCACCTCGCTGATCCCGCGCGCGATGGGCGGCAATCTCGACAACAAGGAACTGGTGCCGGGCGCCAAGCTCTATCTGCCGGTGTTCGTGCCGGGCGCGCTGTTTTCCTGCGGCGACGGCCATGGCGTGCAGGGCGACGGCGAGGTCTGCGTCACCGCGATCGAGACCGCGTTGCAGGGCCGCTTCAGGCTGACGCTGCGCAAGGACCTGCGGCTCGACTATCCCCGCGCCGAGACGCCGGATCATTACATGACGATGGCGATGGATCCCGACCTCGATCAATGCGTGGTGCGGGCCTTGCGCGACATGATCGTGCTGCTCGGGGAAAAGCGCAATCTGTCGCGCGA
The sequence above is drawn from the Bradyrhizobium sediminis genome and encodes:
- a CDS encoding acetamidase/formamidase family protein, coding for MTHHHLHSSPETCHWGFFEAKLKPVLTIASGDEVTIDTISGGPDVVPDRSKFHVPPELDAVHANNERMVPGHILTGPVAVAGAEPGDVLEVDILDVQLRQDWGYNLIRPLAGTLPDDFHETRLLNIPLDRKRMVGRLPWGLDLPLRPFFGVMGVAPPPAWGRITSLIPRAMGGNLDNKELVPGAKLYLPVFVPGALFSCGDGHGVQGDGEVCVTAIETALQGRFRLTLRKDLRLDYPRAETPDHYMTMAMDPDLDQCVVRALRDMIVLLGEKRNLSREDAYTLCSLAADLRVTQTVNGSKGIHCMIAKNVVHG
- a CDS encoding YdcF family protein, whose amino-acid sequence is MFFLLSKTVGIMLLPTNFLIGIGLAGMALLATRFASAGRRLLIVSVALLAICGFSPLGYMLLYPLEQRFPAWDASRGAPDGIVVLGGSIYADVSTAHGVVVVGGAADRIIASAALAHRYPNSRILFTGGSGHLISNDAREADYAASLFESLGISRERLIMERRSRNTQENAEFSRAIAAPKDGERWLLVTSAFHMPRSIGLFRKAGFAVEAYPVDWRVGGRGDVVRFSALSLDGLDRVNVGVREWLGLAAYWLTGKIDALLPGPGGPVATSKQSG
- a CDS encoding DUF169 domain-containing protein, with protein sequence MQQQTPPEQFDLAGMVADLNSLLRLKTTVIGMKMFATVEEMAAIPKIRRPSAVHTTDQIVSMASRLGWTVGITGDDLVGAQCRAVIGLAPQDEQWLEGQAYVGVWHGTAEDARKRQEALDVVAFGKFQALAVSPLSSGRLNPPDICLVYATPGQMIILINGLQYTGYKKFEWGVVGETACADSWGRALKTGEPSLSLPCFAERRYGGVPDEEMLMALQPSHLAKAITGMKQLAKNGLRYPIAPYGIQNDVRAGMGVSYARK